In Syntrophorhabdaceae bacterium, a single window of DNA contains:
- a CDS encoding site-specific integrase: MYYTTEPQDGATAVRTGMRLGELIALRANDIDFEKGFIRVDESISLRDLGTPKNGCSRLVHMSRQLTQVLANYLLEIEKLRIKNRWKKAPEWLFFNRSGNFIDPDDYRERVYKEIFRKENERRQAEGKPPLRRITLHQLRHTFASSLIKRREHLDYIMKQMGHSSIQVTIDLYGHLLPLDNREAADKLDDPDLDLHLPAPQLHPEAVFHKKEGQENSPNPSVLFGCGGKI, from the coding sequence GTGTACTACACAACCGAGCCCCAGGATGGGGCGACGGCGGTTCGAACGGGAATGCGCTTGGGTGAACTTATCGCGCTTCGGGCTAACGACATTGATTTCGAGAAAGGTTTTATCAGAGTGGACGAATCTATCTCCTTGAGGGACTTGGGGACACCGAAAAACGGTTGTTCCAGACTCGTGCATATGTCCAGACAGCTCACACAGGTCCTCGCAAATTACCTGCTCGAGATTGAAAAACTGAGGATCAAGAATCGCTGGAAAAAGGCGCCGGAGTGGCTGTTCTTCAATCGCAGTGGCAACTTTATCGATCCCGACGACTACCGGGAACGCGTCTACAAGGAAATTTTCAGAAAGGAAAACGAACGGCGTCAGGCTGAAGGCAAGCCTCCTCTTCGTAGAATCACGCTCCACCAGCTTCGCCATACGTTCGCATCCAGTTTGATTAAACGGAGGGAGCACCTGGATTACATCATGAAACAGATGGGGCATTCATCGATTCAGGTCACCATTGATTTGTACGGCCATCTGCTGCCGCTGGATAACCGCGAGGCAGCCGACAAACTGGACGATCCGGATCTGGACCTGCACCTGCCTGCACCCCAGCTACACCCTGAGGCGGTTTTCCACAAAAAAGAGGGGCAGGAAAATTCTCCTAACCCCTCGGTTTTATTTGGTTGCGGGGGCAAGATTTGA
- a CDS encoding tyrosine-type recombinase/integrase has product MVKRHFNTALEKAKLRRVSFHSIRHSNASMRIRNGQNIKYIQQQLGHSSIKVTPDIYGHPFNDAGFAREQVALLTLSLKKLHQG; this is encoded by the coding sequence GTGGTCAAGCGGCACTTCAACACTGCCCTGGAGAAAGCGAAGCTGCGCCGAGTCTCTTTTCACAGCATTCGGCATAGCAACGCCAGCATGAGAATCCGCAATGGACAGAACATCAAGTATATCCAGCAGCAGCTTGGCCATTCGAGCATCAAGGTGACGCCGGATATCTACGGGCATCCGTTCAACGATGCGGGCTTTGCACGGGAGCAAGTGGCGCTGCTGACGCTCTCGTTAAAGAAATTGCATCAGGGGTAG
- a CDS encoding PIN domain-containing protein produces MKGNKLVAYLDTSVYNRPFDDQDQVRIKLETEAFLSIIDRTVKGDMEIIGSSVLSYENSRNPFIERRERVSSYFSIAGKWLRLNKAIKERATVLEGAGIDPIDALHLACAESGGAAYFITCDDSVIRKAKQGKCHLVLQVCGPLEFVVKEVFKNA; encoded by the coding sequence TTGAAAGGGAACAAACTGGTGGCGTATCTTGACACAAGTGTGTACAATAGACCATTTGATGACCAAGATCAGGTCCGGATAAAGCTCGAAACGGAAGCCTTTCTTTCGATAATTGACAGAACTGTAAAAGGTGACATGGAAATTATAGGTTCTTCGGTTCTCAGCTATGAAAACAGCCGTAACCCATTCATTGAGCGTCGAGAGCGAGTTTCAAGTTATTTCTCAATTGCAGGAAAATGGCTAAGGCTAAACAAGGCTATTAAGGAGCGGGCGACAGTGCTTGAAGGCGCAGGCATCGACCCAATCGATGCGCTACACCTGGCCTGTGCCGAGTCAGGCGGGGCGGCTTATTTTATTACGTGTGATGATAGCGTGATAAGAAAGGCTAAGCAAGGGAAATGTCATCTTGTGTTGCAAGTGTGCGGTCCGCTGGAATTTGTTGTGAAGGAGGTATTCAAAAATGCTTAA